The Macrobrachium rosenbergii isolate ZJJX-2024 chromosome 29, ASM4041242v1, whole genome shotgun sequence genome contains the following window.
CAAGTGTTAACAGATGTCCTGGCTTTTTAGGTCACGTCAGGTGTTCAAGAGTTAGCCGGTAGATGTGAGAGGCCAGGATGAGCCAGAGGCAAAAGCCCTAAAGAACATATTAATTTGGTGTGATGGTTTTACTAAAATGTGACTTGTGATGGGAAGGTCGTAgctaggttattattattattattattattattattattattattattattattattattattattattattattatttcgttgtaAATACGTTGCGAAGTAAGCGTCATTCGTTCAAAACTCCTTTTAaccttttattacttttgatcGATGTTTCCGTCGAATGACTGGGTTACGTTGTTCCATTCTCATTGGTTTCTGCAGCAATGTGTTTGTAGGTAGCATATAATTGGACTATGTGAATTGTTTTTGCtgtaaaacattctctctctctctctctctctctctctctctctctctctctctctctctctctctctctctctctctcttaatatagtACTATAGCTTTCCTGTTTGGATCTCTGAACTATGTACAGCATTGCCACGTCTTATGATTTGAAGTGAAACAGAGCAATaaagctttctttattttttaaatgacttttGATGATACTTGGCCTTTCATTACAAATGAAATGACGTAGCAGTTTTTCATAGTAATTGAAATGCAATGTTTCTTTTCTCCGTATAAACATTATAAGCGGAATAATGTATCTGGAGATTATTCTTGTTAATTTCTTGAAAACCtaatgttttaagttttattctttaaagGTTAATGCTGCGGGCGCAGTGGATACAGTGCTTTTAGAATAGTTCATCtcatggtttttttatatattcgtttttaaaattaatagtaGATGCCGCTAACCACTGATATGAAGTCGCCGCTTATTTTTCAATTAGTTAAATCGTTAACATAATggttaaaagaaaagttttatgtcGATGTCCATGAATAAATGATATCGGAATTAAAGATCAGTAACCCTTCTCATAATGCTCAATgatcaagcctctctctctctctctctctctctctctctctctctctctctctctctctctctctctctctccccgtttgaGTTACACGCCATGACTGAAGTCAAAGCCGTTCACTTTGTGTAACTCTGAATGCGTTGCTTTTAATGCAGTTTTAAGCATTTGTCATCGTAGTAATACGAAGTATCCGGGAATGTAATCCTTTGTCTCGTCGGAAATTCAtattaacgttctctctctctctctctctctctctctctctctctctctctctctctctctctcgtttatttagGAAGTCGTGCTTGCACCGGCTAATACGACTTCCTCGACTTTTCCCTTTTTAGTAATAGAACATCATCAGACTGGTGGAAATCCGCTAGCAACTAATTTTTGATAGgatgtttttatcatatttcttcgGATGCGTTTTGTCACCCATACAGGTGTTTAATCACCTTATGTGTGCGAAAGTGCCCGCGCGTTATGGAAATGCCTTGTTTATCACTTAATTGCCAAAAAGACCGGGCAGATTTTTTAAGCTTAGTGATGTCCATTATTTCCACATAAAAGCTTAAGATAACGGTAGACGTTGTTGGGGACTCGGGCCTCGGGCTCACTGGGATAGACGAGAGCCAGTTGCCCCACTAAGACATGGGATTAGATGTAAGGGAAGGATTGAGAGCGAATGACGTACTGTGGGAAAGGGTAGGGTGGTGGCCCTGTTTGTTATATTTGTCAGCGCATGTTCTTGATTTTGTTTGGTAatttttcccttatatatatgtcattgtgATCTTCAACTTGTAAACAGATTACGAGTGCGGTGGATAGAAACTTAAATGAATGTTTGGCAGAAGaagtgtaaagaaaatatttcatggcGAAATACACAGAACACAGAGCAAATATGGAAGAGCTCTTGCCCATTCCGGCTGAAGTTTAAACTGTATCAGTGCAGATATATACATGACTGAGCTGAGAGTGCGCTGGACCGAAGTATCTCGAGTCGAAGGGTCTGTGAGACCTGTGGTGAATATAGGTGAAGGTGCGAGGAAGGCGCGTAACTGGCATTACTCTTACGTACACTGTGAGGAGTAATGTtcgatggaaccatagtaatggccATATTATAAAACTACTGTGTGTCTTCCATTTGATGCATATAATAATTGTCATGTTTTTATATCTGAAATACATTTCCATTTAAGTCAGAATGATCTTGATTTAGTGTAAATCCTTTGACTTCTTaacacaaattatttattttgtgtacttGTGATGAATGGTTCATAAAGATCCAAATTTACCTGTAAAATATCATCTATAATTAAAGTGATAAAAGAGTAATTTATGAAGTCCACTGGTGAGATAATGCCGAGAATGTTATTCAGAACTGCGAGAAAAAGTATTGGTGAGGTGGAATAAACCCAGTTGCCCGACTTGCCGTAatggaaggggtggggggtgagGAATGAGGTATATACCCCAGTGAAGTAGGGCACTTTCTTGCGATAGCCGTGAACTCTTCAGTGAATTTCGTTATTGAAATATCTTTACAGACATTGTTCCAcactctagttttattttttttatccgagaaaggttttatatatttatttttcatctcattcTTGTTATTTCGATATTACTAACCTCATTGCCATATCATCAGTTTGTTATACGATCAAACAAAGTCTTGCTGTCACTTTGCAGTTAGTTTGAGACAGTATACACCATACCTATCTGTTGCAGAGACAGCATCTGTAGCAGTTGTGATCTGAATATTGTAAATTCAATTTTGACCCATATTTGTGGATAAAGATTAGAAGGAAATCTATAATATTCTCCCCATGATTGCGTTGTAAGCTGTCTTGTAATTTAAAAATGCTTCGCTAGAGCATTAGTAGTAATAAAGTCCTCTCCATGTCCTGTTGTGTATGATTTAAGAGACATGCAGAGAAATAACTTCAGCCGATGTGTTGAACGAGTCTTAAGTATGAAGTGTTCGAGGTGGCAGTAGCTAcccttcttgtgtgtgtgtgtgtgtgtgttttttttttgttttgttttttttttcacccctgTCCATTGTGCATTGATGGGATGGGTCTCCGGGCGCCAGTTTTAATGCAAGCACCAGCCAGGTGTGACTGTgtggcttttttttcttcttgtgcgTCTCCATTGCACGTGGCGTGTGTGATGCAACACAATACTTGAACCTGGAAGGAAATCTTGGCGTTGCAAGTCGCGTGTTGCAAGATCTGCAACGTTTGCGGAGTTGAGGTACTTGGCTTTGTCGAAGTCTCCTTAAACATGAATGAAGGAAGTCTTGCCGAAGTGAGGGGacgtgtttgtttgcttgtttggtGGCCCTCTTGAGAAGAATCGTCTGGGTGTATTCCATTAGCGCACACGTGTCTGATTCGTGTTTAATTCACTTATGATTTACCGTAATCTGCTTAGCTTGACTCACTGATTACTCAGTTCAAGGTGGCTAGGCGTATCAGCTCTCATCGTTAATTGGTTAGTTAGTGGTAATCGGAGTGTAAAAGGTGAATGTTCGATTTCATTAAGCTTTATATTCGTAATAAATCAGACCCCTTGAAGAAACGTGGTATTGTTTCTTTAGGTTGGAGTCTGCATTTATTACGCTTCATGTTTGGCGTAGTAGTAGAGCAACAATACTTAAGTATAATTAACCCAGGTACTCCTCTGTTTTACCTGTATGGTATTAGTTTTCATGTGTGtaaacgttttctctctctctctctctctctctctctctctctctctctctctctctctctctctctctctctctctcatacactagAAGATAAGAGATTTttcttgtaaatctctctctctctctctctctctctctctaaagatttttcttgagatctctctctctctctctctctctctctctctctctctctctctctctctctctctctcactggaaaataagagattttctcttataagcctaccactctctctctctctctctctctctctctctctctctctctacactagaAGATAAGAGAATTttcttgtaaatctctctctctctctctctctctctctctctctctctctctctctctctctctctctctctcacacagaaaaattagatatttttcgTATCAAGTTTACGAAATACGAGGCTAATGTCAACAGCTGAATAATTGAGACATACTGGCAACCTAGCTTGTGAACACCACTGGGAAATTTGATGATTTTTTCTCAcggtaaatttaaaataaagattcatTTCCCATTGCGTTGACTTCAGTATAACTATTTGTGAACTAGTGCGTTCGGGAATGGAAGATTTCTTTATTCatgacttttaaaaatattccccATTTTAAGATAAATGCGTATTGCATTAAAGTGATGAAAGACGAAAGCCAAAGAGTTACTTTTTCGTTATAAGTATCGTAGGGGAAATTCCGCCATTGTCGTACACTGTGTATGTTGCCCGTatgtataaagaatatgtatgtatgtaatcattTTAAGGCAATcgaatcaaatttcatttctgaaattgtATGGGCATGTAGATGTTGTCTTATTCCTACAAGtttcattaagaaaacaaaatgtttaaaggAGGATCTTTCAAAGGATGATTGAAGTACACGAAATACACTTATTTCAAATCCAGACAAGTCCTCAATTAAatacatcagtctctctctctctctctctctctctctctctctctctctctctctctatatatatatatatatatatatatatatatatatatatatatatacatatgtttgtgtgtgtgtgtgtatgcatgtaatgtatgtatatatgtatatatataaaatgtatgtatatatctctgtCATAACGTTCTGACATCTCACATGCGGGTTCAAGTCTCATCCGGctttcagaatttctttttatgattctttATCCTGATCCAATTCTTCGCAGTGACAACCGTATCCAAAATGCGATGAAATCGAGAAGtgaagaggacattgtggctacacacacacacacacacacacacacacacacacacacacacacatatatatatatatatatatatatatatatatatatatatatatatatatatatatatatatatatatatatatatatatatttatatgtatatataatgcagtcaGAAAATCAAACTCGTGACCGAACTGGTTTTCCTATGAAACGTTTCGTCGTAAAGGCCACATGCTTAGAAGTAACAAATAAAGAGTTTTTGTATTGACCTTTAACCAGTGTAGCTGTATCCTCAgctctcatttttattcttttttttttagattcaatGTTATTTAAACTATAACCGTCTTTTGAATTTGATGTAGACTTAAATgcctgttttcattttgtttgttaattttagttctttaatttattatcaacttgaatatggaagtaaaaaaaaacggTCTTCCGATTATTGAAAATATAGTGCTTTGTCTTTATTATTGTCAAAGAGGCCTTTCTGTTATTTGTTTGTACGTGCAGGTTTGGCAACCCTTTTGTGATTTAGTATTTGATACTTTGGTCAGAAATTATGTTCTTTTAACATCAGTCTTTTGAGTACGTTGAATGTGGAAATTAGAAGGGAAGCAGAGCTGAATAGAGCAAGAGACGGAAGGGTTAgcttaattttcagaatttttgtcgAACTGATTGTACTGTTGAGGACAAGACGCCTGTTAAGAGGTTGAAGATTGGAAAGACACCGTAAGTTGAAGGGTTTCAGTTGTGATTTTGTCTTATGGTGGTGGTTGTAACATAATTGCTGACTGGGGTTTGTATGGTGTTTCTAGGATAACAGAAAGGATCTCCAGGAACGGGAGGGAAAAGTAGAATtatttctctgtgaaaaggtaaaggtgatagaggtgactgtaataattataatggaCCAGGGAAGTTGTCTTGTgggatttttattaagaaaataagacaCATGAGAGAAGGATTGACAAAGGAATAACGTTATGGGTTTAGACAAGACAGAGGATGTGttgatcaagtgtttgttatgaaataggTATATATGAGAAGTTGAAAGCAAAGGGAGAAAgcttaaagaaaaaagttatgatAGAAGGAATAGAGAGGCAATGTGGATAGTAATAAGGATGTATGGTATTAAAGGGCGTGATCATAGATTTTAAGATAGATGTAAAATATGCGTTAGTGTATGTAGGAAGTGAGGCTCCATGGTTGCTTTGAGTTCTTTAGGGACGAATCGGATAGTTTTGCAATGGTCtagtcatgtggaaaaaatggaggatGTAAAGGAGAGTGTAATTTGGAAAacttgtgtatgcatacatacacacacatatatatacacatatatattcgtgTAGACtggtatttaattatataatataaaaatttgtgtgtatacaaAGTCTTTGTTTACATTCCTCATATGTTTTATCCTTGACACCCGTGTTTCAGCGTGACCTTCCTTTGCTCAAGTACACCCTCCTTAGCAAAGAAGGTCGCCAATAGAGAGTATTTTCGTGCAAAACGtcgtattgttttatatatatatatatatatatatatatatatatatatatatatatatatatatatatatatatatatatatatatatatatatatatatataatgtgtttgtgcgtgttttagGTGTCCTGAATGAGTCGTCAACAGTAGAAATGATGCTTATGGTCGtagattttatcatgaaaagtttTAAGAGTAATTATTTAATTGAGCTAAGGAAATGAAGGCAAACTAATTGATCCcctttctgaaataaatttatcaacCGGATGTCATTCAGTGGTTTTACTCTATAGGTGCTACCAAACCTGTCAAGTAAGGTACACAagcatatatgaattattattcataactcgTCGGAAACCCTTGGTAAGGTTACCTTCACTCCGAGGCAAAGCAATAGAGGCCGGGGGTTTGGACTAAGCGAAGCACTTTTCTGGTATCGCCACCTAAGAAGCCATCTTAGGACAATCGGGCGAAACTGGTTCTGTCCTGGAAGAGGTTGTAAAGTCACCCGCCCGGATAGAGAACGGCACTTCTTTCTCTTCCGTGACAGCGGTTAGAGGTTTTCCAGGCGCTGGAAATCTCAAGCCACGTCAGTTGAGGCTCAAGCTTTGTGCAGAGAGCTTCGAGTTCAGGTCTGGGAGAAGCGTTGCGGAGACCTGGTCTGCGGATAATTACCATTATTGGTAGAGTGATTGTCATTTACCGTTGTTTTTTGCTTTGGCCATATATGTGAGTTAATGTGTTGTGACTCTTCTAAGGTTGGGTTCTGACATTTTTGTGACGGTGCTAAAATCACTTCATCAGTGGAAATCAGTTTAGAAAACTGACATACGTTTTAGCTAAGTGTTAAAACGCCtgtttatatttacgttatttatagttttcttgttTCTGCTTCCCTGGCTTGTGTGGCTCTAATGCTGTATGTCTGGTTGTTCAGAGTGATTTTGCTAgaactattaaaaatgtataaatgtttcCGGTCAGGGAGAAGCTGCTGTTTGTATGGTAATGTGATAATTTGATTTCTATAGTTACCATATTGGAGTAATGGGCATAGACAGTTTTGGATTTTGATTGCAtttactttccttctttctcttccagaTATATGTCTTCAGTTTACAGCACAAGCTTTTCACATTGCGACTACTTTGTTGTTGAATTGTGTGTCTCCCTGGACACGATCGTATTGGCAGTCCCTAAGACAGTCTTTCGGCCTTCTTGTGTAAATAATGCCTTGATTTAACACTGTGTTTGATCAGCATACCATAAGAATGCGATTAGTGGATTTGGTATCAGTTAGTCAGCTCACTCTCAATCCTTCAAATTATGATCTCAGTGGCGATGATTCTGACGCGTGTACCCCAACTTTGCTTTCACCGGTATCTTCACCCTCCCCCTCAAGCACAAAAGCACTGAGAGGAGCCCAAAATGTTAGATCTAgcaaatcaggaaaattatgccGAGAAAATTCCGATGAAATCTTTGAATCCAgtgaaggaagaaggaaacgcCACATCTGGGAGAACATCAGAACAAGCCCTCGCTTGAGTCCTTCAAAATGTAGCAGCCACTGCCGTCATGGCTACCGCAACAGAATCTACAGCACTGACGAAGAGAGCGAAGTGAACAGCAGTTACCCTGCGAGTCCTGTGAAACATCCGTTGTTGAAGCGCCAACGTTCTCCAGAGGCTGTCAGTTACATGAGCACTGTTAAAGAACAGTACATTAATTCGGGGAATTTTTCCGACGAAATGTCATGCAAGGAACTAGACAAAGATCATTTATCAAATCCAGAAGAAAATATAGAAGCATGCATTTCTCCAAGTGATTCTGAAGAGTCAAATAACTGCGGAAGGTATTCAGAATGCCAAGAGAGCATTTGCTGTCAGCCAAAAAAGGATTCTAGTAGCAAGATGAAAAACAAGACAGTCAgaactaaagataaaaagaaatgtaaagaggTTTCTGATGATAATGTGAGGTGCATTACTGACAACGATGAGAAAAGCCCTAGTGTACATTCTGGAGCCAAGCCCAAGATAAGAAAGGTTAAGGAGTTAGGTGCAGGCATTATTGCAGCCAACACCTTATCTCGCAGAGTAACAAACAGTGGCAGAGTTATCCGTAAGAAATCGATTGCCACTTCTACAAATCCTCAAGTGGAtgtaaaagatgtaaaacagaataGTAACTGTATGCTTGAAAAACAATCTTTGAAAGTTCGTAGCAGtggcaataataaacaaaacggCATCGCTGTTGCAAAGAAAAACTCTCTTTggaataatgtgaaaaataacCCTTCTGTTGTAACTGGAAAAGCTGAAGGTAAACTACAAACATCCCAGAACTCTGATAGTGATAAGAGTGTTGGGATGACAGAGGCCAAGAATTCCAAGTCTGAGGGTTGggattttatcaagaaaaatgttaCCAGTAGGAGGCGCATTAAAAGTAAGACAGGAATTAATGCTAATAATCTCACCAAAGTTGCTGCagtcagtgaaatgaataaacataaggaaaatcaaagttaTCCAGATGACAGCACTACCATTTTCAAGAGTAATAGACATAACCAGAGAAGAGGAAGTCTGCAGATTTCTGAAGGTAGTAAAAATAGAAGTTCAAGCAATGACTATCATTTCAACCACCAGAGAAGTAAATCTAACACCAGGAGGAACAGTTTACATGGCCAGGAAAGCCCTGATTTCTCACATCCCACGAGAAGAAACAGTACATATAGTTCTCAGGGAAGCAGGTGTAGTAGTAGGAATGATTTGTACTCAAGTAGTAGAAGAAACAGTTTGCACAGTCTACAGGGAAGCAGATGTAGCAGCAGGACGGATTTACCTTCTAATAGTAGAAGGAACAGTATGCACAGTCTCCCAGGAAGTAGGTGCAGTACCCGGGGTgacaataatttcctttatgtTAATGAGAACTTGAGAAGTATCAGCAGCCTAAGTTCTAGAAGTGTCAATTCCAACTGTCATGGCAGTAGATCTGATGTTAGTGAAACTTCCTCTGTGCCTGGAAATGTTTGGAACCCCTACTGGAACAGCAAAGTTGTTGCTGCCAAACCTGTAAAGAACCTGGAGAATGCCAGAGCTTTGAGGAAGCGAAAAGGCCGCACTACTAGAAGATCTTCGATCATGACAAAGGGTTTGAAAGAAGAATGTAGTGAATATGATACATCAGATGATTGTTCTAGTAATAAGATTGGAGAACTTACGGTTGATAACGTACAAAGTACGGAAGTTTTTAGAAGTAGGTCAGGCTATATGAGGCAAGGCAGAAGACGCATTTCAGGTAGTATTAATAGTCTTCCTGGATATAGAGAGAGCACTAGTAATAGCTTTGAAGGGGACAGTGCCATTGGAAGCATGAATAGTCTTGGCAAAGAAAAAAGTTACGATGGTGATCACCTTAGTAGTAGCCTGAGAAGTCTTAACAGTTGGGAGTATCCAACTGTCAACCTGAACAGAGGTAGTTACAATGAGAGTATTAAGAGTCTAGATGAGTTTTATACTTCATCCAGATGTAAAGTTGCACCTAAAAAAGGCTTCAGTAGTCTTATTGATATCAAAGCTTATATGAAAGGAAGCATGCAAGATTTAAAGGAAGAAGATGTAAGTTATAATTGTGCATATCCATATAATGGATGTAAAGATTATGCAGGTTCTCCACAACGTCAAGGCAAAGTGACTGAAAGGAAAAATCAGAGAGAAACCAGCACTGGCTGTTCATCTTGGAGTAGTCTCCCAAAGCTCAGCAGAGGGTTGGAAAGTGTCAAACAGTGTATTgaggataaagctaccagatggaagccagaattaaaaggaaattccTCATTAGACAATGACGTTGTTAAGAAAAGAGCATCTCAAGGTTGGGAAAGTATCAGGCGTAAGATTTTGGAAAAAGATGGGaatagagagggaaagaaaggagcTAATAGCTTTAGATCTggtggaggggaaggagagagtgAATGGTTTGCCAGCAATGAAGAGTCAGAAACAAATGTTAGCTCCAAAACCTTAAGAGTAGAAATACCAAGGAGTCGAAGCTTATCCAGTAGACGTGCTCCAAAGTTTAGTGAGCTCTTTGGAGGTGCAGATGGTTCACAAAGAAGAAATGCTCGATCTCCTTACAGTTCTGAGGATCTTCGACCATCAGAGAAAAGATCTAAGTCCTTAGGAAGGAGCAGATCCAAAGGTCGATCTCATGAATCGAGGAACAGTAGAGATATAGATATCATAAAAGAGAAGCAAAAGCTTCAAGCAGCAATTTTGAAAAGTATACAAGATAGTGGTCATAGTGATACTGAAGATGGCGAAAGCCCTTTAGAAGGCTTAGAGAGTGGCCTTGGAAGTAGCTTTGATGAGAGCTCAGATAGCGGCATGCCAGTTCAGCAAGAAGAATCTCCGTCACACCCTGAGAAAGTTTATGCTGCAATCACTAACTACCTTATGACAGTTGATCAGAATGAGAGTGATGAGgatattgataattttaataGAGAAGCAGATGGCTTTGATCCAGAGGAACTGATGCTTCTAACTGATCATGAAGATAACTTGACTTGGGAAGATTTAATTGTTTGTTACAACATGAGCCCAGTTCATGTCCCTAAAAGCAAGAATAGTGAAGAAAAGGAAGCTTGTGATGGTACTGTGTCTGATCTTGCTGTTCCTGATATTCAAGATATTTCAGAAAGTCAAGAGGAAGAGTTAGATATGCTACTGCTAGAAAGCGATGGTGATTATGATTCGCTCTCTTTAATTACTGATCACAAAAGTAGTTATGTTACTGAAGGACAGAATGCTGACGAAAAGGAGGTAGGCTCATCAAACCCAGCCAGGTTTACCAGAAGTGAAGCTTTCCAAACAGGTGCTAAGGTGCAGCAGAATAGAGattttatgaatgagagagaaaaggttagTGGTGACACCATTCAGCAAAAGAAAGTCCAGAGTCCAATTAACGTCCCAGTTAACACCCTTGGGGTAAATGCTCTGGCAAAGGATACAATTGACAGTGTCCATCAAGGAGCAGCGCCGATTACTCTAGAGTCTGATGACAGTGATGCCTCTGTTAGCAACAGTCATAAGCCTGAAAACGTCCTTGCCAGTCAGGGTAAAGGCATTTCTGCGGAGCCATCATCTCCTGGTAATTCTGCGCTGAAAAAGGAGATAGCTGGAAACTCAGCCGCAGACACCCTAAGACAAGAAGGAGAGGATGAGGCACAGATGTCGGGTGCCGCTGTAGAAAATCAGCGTGGTCGCACCGAAGCGAAAGGGAAGGATTCTGTTTCGGAATCCAGGGAACGCAGT
Protein-coding sequences here:
- the LOC136854603 gene encoding uncharacterized protein isoform X3, yielding MRLVDLVSVSQLTLNPSNYDLSGDDSDACTPTLLSPVSSPSPSSTKALRGAQNVRSSKSGKLCRENSDEIFESSEGRRKRHIWENIRTSPRLSPSKCSSHCRHGYRNRIYSTDEESEVNSSYPASPVKHPLLKRQRSPEAVSYMSTVKEQYINSGNFSDEMSCKELDKDHLSNPEENIEACISPSDSEESNNCGRYSECQESICCQPKKDSSSKMKNKTVRTKDKKKCKEVSDDNVRCITDNDEKSPSVHSGAKPKIRKVKELGAGIIAANTLSRRVTNSGRVIRKKSIATSTNPQVDVKDVKQNSNCMLEKQSLKVRSSGNNKQNGIAVAKKNSLWNNVKNNPSVVTGKAEGKLQTSQNSDSDKSVGMTEAKNSKSEGWDFIKKNVTSRRRIKSKTGINANNLTKVAAVSEMNKHKENQSYPDDSTTIFKSNRHNQRRGSLQISEGSKNRSSSNDYHFNHQRSKSNTRRNSLHGQESPDFSHPTRRNSTYSSQGSRCSSRNDLYSSSRRNSLHSLQGSRCSSRTDLPSNSRRNSMHSLPGSRCSTRGDNNFLYVNENLRSISSLSSRSVNSNCHGSRSDVSETSSVPGNVWNPYWNSKVVAAKPVKNLENARALRKRKGRTTRRSSIMTKGLKEECSEYDTSDDCSSNKIGELTVDNVQSTEVFRSRSGYMRQGRRRISGSINSLPGYRESTSNSFEGDSAIGSMNSLGKEKSYDGDHLSSSLRSLNSWEYPTVNLNRGSYNESIKSLDEFYTSSRCKVAPKKGFSSLIDIKAYMKGSMQDLKEEDVSYNCAYPYNGCKDYAGSPQRQGKVTERKNQRETSTGCSSWSSLPKLSRGLESVKQCIEDKATRWKPELKGNSSLDNDVVKKRASQGWESIRRKILEKDGNREGKKGANSFRSGGGEGESEWFASNEESETNVSSKTLRVEIPRSRSLSSRRAPKFSELFGGADGSQRRNARSPYSSEDLRPSEKRSKSLGRSRSKGRSHESRNSRDIDIIKEKQKLQAAILKSIQDSGHSDTEDGESPLEGLESGLGSSFDESSDSGMPVQQEESPSHPEKVYAAITNYLMTVDQNESDEDIDNFNREADGFDPEELMLLTDHEDNLTWEDLIVCYNMSPVHVPKSKNSEEKEACDGTVSDLAVPDIQDISESQEEELDMLLLESDGDYDSLSLITDHKSSYVTEGQNADEKEVGSSNPARFTRSEAFQTGAKVQQNRDFMNEREKVSGDTIQQKKVQSPINVPVNTLGVNALAKDTIDSVHQGAAPITLESDDSDASVSNSHKPENVLASQGKGISAEPSSPGNSALKKEIAGNSAADTLRQEGEDEAQMSGAAVENQRGRTEAKGKDSVSESRERSVSCSENIRAFLMSQPCSEAASNIENIEIEGKDNCKYNVISVGPTQGRADPASLRSQKNRKGAKKKQAKVKENGTKKAVKKSMLGSLLSVFCTTPVTVEGIAPESESHDTDPEPLPPPIPPHAVDPEIMTADEAERLLSAKESQSILSDEEAQEVVLLLSPPNEDSSKILPPPPPPIPPHHGEGLSSVPPHYDIPPAVPPHYADITPPIPPHFAPNEDEFDTRVASHFDATLASPLSPEDEPSEADSSEETGDICQVSRVKEVLVEDGVHYLEDGHFWVEVPGLPEDDDEEDMDPTLPFHPHTKLSFSKEPIQVFSTYSVTEYDRKNDEVDPVAASAEYELEKRVEKMDLFPVEIIKGEGGLGLSIIGMGVGADAGVEKLGIFVKTITAGGATERDGRIQVNDQIIEVDGKSLVGVTQVFAASVLKNTSGRVHFLIGREKDPENSEVALLIKQSLQADREREERRRALGGPDYDPHTGNGLFDPMSSPSEENSRSEEVPQNYSSYLEGGSSPTSPDAVSPPIESFDLEGDTSDTSPDNDAAILKLRLKEVQYKNAVAEAEINKLKMTLLEMEKIVTENVQYSSQLNEAQVKVVELDEKLQSKLSEVSTYQDMLEQSQGQYIILEKKYYKAKKIIKEYQGRERDFLHREEYHITQLEEKDSHYNALVKALKDRVINLEEELKNAQKKAGLPVEVPSDLTVQPAYLDLQQSAQSALAKPPRKPSLCTFDPEISDTETSDNGASEGDKANTVERKLPVKEELDEAVPPHELLDVSASRAKGELAARGGLANRHLPSLKKTTSMSSAGSQDHSLDDSSLDDDLPEAQKHAAAGETSQDTQMDQGSRRSAEPQEISFPQSPVHQPQSPLQPAISSPQIPQNSSFNSSSNQAKSTQPPSYSQATMGNISYLGSPPPPYQPPPTQFGIPRQPLAPSDPSTGLPPRSLSGAVDTHVFESRSESRPEIPYRHPPPVARVLPVNRAEISESASLAAHLANRTPQQLSLAEQLKALLAEREVQGEVSQKNEREASPSKRSPTSLMEDVRQAVLQADVSLGKKPVISAPINLSSTAHVVATGQIVQQVNSPNRSQQSAVYSIGGRDSIRDSNTGSQSPKLGRSSIHASPLSGVSPNPSGVVLLSQRPIDSSLPIQKLVPGVDGSSGDISSGPASLGSGDEGSGASLGSQTSLSHTHMPADRSKRAHMWQTAPVIDWTKEQVSQWLVVQGLESCVSRFQEIGMTGPRLLNLDIRDLKSLGLPPDEKSKLKRKVKELRLAVEKERKQAEKEKKERERLQKKAEKLAEKAEKKKK